CACGAATCCCAATACCAGGGGGATCACGACCACTTCGGCCATGGATATGAACATGGATGCGGTGTTGACATCGACGGTCTCGCGCAGCAGCTGGAAGACGATGAGCGGCGTCACAATTGGGGCGAGGAGTGTGTTCACTGCAGTCATTCCCACGGAGAGGGGTACATCGCCCTTCGAGAAGTATGTGATCACGTTGCTCGAGGTCCCTCCGGGGCAGGCGCCGACCAGGATGACTCCCGCTATAAGTCCTGTCTCAAGCCCGAATACTTTGCACAGAGCATAGGCCGCAATCGGCATGATAGTGAATTGTGCCAGACATCCGATTATCACGTGTTTCGGGCGTGTGAAAACCACTTTGAAATCGGCAGGTCTGATGGTGAGTCCCATACCGAACATCACGATCATCAGCAGATAGTTGATCCAACCCGTCCGTATCCACAGGCCGGAATCGGGGACGAGGAATGCCAGTGCAGCGGCCACAAGAACTATCGCCGCCATGAAGCGTCCTACGGTGCCCGATATATCCATGAGGGTCGATTGGCCCCCTTGTTATTACACTTTCGCGAATGCGCACGTGTTTATAGGGAATTCCGCATCCTGTGCGCATAGTGCAGGAATACCTGCGAAGGAGCTACAAGCATGGCCAACGACAAGGAATTCACAGTGGAAGACAAGTACAACATCCCCAAGGGTCCCCTCAACCCCAACGGACTGAGGTTCGACACCCTCCAGATTCACAAGGGACAGGAGGAGCCCGACCCCGTAACCGATTCCAGGGCGGTGCCGATCTATCTCACAACCTCTTACGTCTTCAAGGATTCCCAGCAGGCCGCCGACAGGTTCGCCCTCAAAGAGCCCGGAAACATCTACGGAAGGCTGAACAACACCACTCAGGCAATCTTCGAGGACAGGATCGCCGCACTGGAGGGCGGTTCCGCCGCACTTGCCGTCGCCTCCGGTGCCGCTGCCGTTGCATACGCGGTCAACGCTCTCGCTCTTTCCGG
The sequence above is a segment of the methanogenic archaeon ISO4-H5 genome. Coding sequences within it:
- a CDS encoding Na+dependent transporter SBF family, whose protein sequence is MDISGTVGRFMAAIVLVAAALAFLVPDSGLWIRTGWINYLLMIVMFGMGLTIRPADFKVVFTRPKHVIIGCLAQFTIMPIAAYALCKVFGLETGLIAGVILVGACPGGTSSNVITYFSKGDVPLSVGMTAVNTLLAPIVTPLIVFQLLRETVDVNTASMFISMAEVVVIPLVLGFVISYLLPEQTSRVSDALPIVSLAAITLIVMCVVSHSVNSLKTCGLTIFAVVILHNLIGYAAGYAVAKAVKMDPVRCRTLSIEVGMQNSGLATSLAASSFPSLALATVPGAVFSVWHNISGAILAGFYSRMHTEEDPEAPAEDRM